Proteins from one Desmodus rotundus isolate HL8 chromosome 9, HLdesRot8A.1, whole genome shotgun sequence genomic window:
- the WFIKKN2 gene encoding WAP, Kazal, immunoglobulin, Kunitz and NTR domain-containing protein 2 isoform X1, with the protein MWALGCHQFRSRWGQVAVLLLLLKVPPRGLALPPIRYSHAGICPNDMNPNLWVDAQSTCKRECETDQECETYEKCCPNVCGTRSCVAARYMDVKGKKGPVGMPKEATCDHFMCLQQGSECDIWDGQPVCKCKDRCEKEPSFTCASDGLTYYNRCYMDAEACSKGITLVVVTCRYHFTWPNTSPPLPETTVHPTTASPETPGLDMAAPALLTHPVHQSVTVGETVSFLCEVAGRPRPDITWEKQLEDRENVVMRPNHVRGNVVVTNIAQLVIYNAQLQDAGIYTCTARNAAGVLRADFPLSVVRGGQAAATSDSSPNGTAFPATECLKPPDSEDCGEEQTRWHFDAQANNCLTFTFGHCHRNRNHFETYEACMLACMSGPLAVCSLPALQGPCKAYAPRWAYNSQAGQCQSFVYGGCEGNGNNFESREACEESCPFPWGNQRCQACKPRQKLVTSFCRSDFVILGRVSELTEEPDSGRALVTVDEVLKDEKMGLKFLGREPLEVTLLHVDWTCPCPNVTVGETPLIIMGEVDGGMAMLRPESFVGASSTRRVRKLREVMHKKTCEVLKEFLGSH; encoded by the exons ATGTGGGCCCTGGGGTGCCACCAGTTCCGGTCCCGCTGGGGGCAGGtggcagtgctgctgctgctgctcaagGTGCCCCCAAGAGGCCTGGCATTGCCACCCATCCGCTATTCCCACGCTGGCATCTGCCCCAACGACATGAACCCCAACCTCTGGGTGGATGCCCAGAGCACCTGCAAGCGGGAGTGTGAGACGGACCAG GAGTGTGAGACCTACGAGAAGTGCTGCCCCAACGTGTGTGGGACCAGGAGCTGTGTGGCAGCCCGCTACATGGAcgtgaaaggaaagaagggccCGGTGGGCATGCCCAAGGAGGCCACGTGTGACCACTTCATGTGTCTGCAGCAGGGCTCCGAGTGTGACATCTGGGACGGCCAGCCCGTGTGTAAGTGCAAGGATCGGTGTGAGAAGGAGCCCAGCTTCACCTGCGCCTCCGACGGCCTCACCTACTACAACCGCTGCTACATGGACGCCGAGGCCTGCTCCAAGGGCATCACGCTGGTCGTGGTCACCTGCCGCTATCACTTCACCTGGCCCAACACCAGCCCCCCGCTGCCGGAGACCACTGTGCATCCTACCACAGCTTCCCCAGAGACCCCTGGGCTGGACATGGCGGCCCCGGCTCTGCTCACCCACCCTGTGCACCAGTCGGTTACAGTGGGGGAGACAGTGAGCTTCCTCTGTGAGGTGGCGGGCCGGCCCCGGCCCGACATCACCTGGGagaagcagctggaggaccgggaGAACGTGGTCATGAGGCCCAACCATGTGCGTGGAAATGTGGTGGTCACCAACATCGCCCAGCTGGTCATTTATAACGCCCAGCTCCAGGACGCTGGCATCTACACCTGCACAGCCCGGAATGCTGCTGGCGTCCTGCGCGCTGACTTCCCACTGTCGGTGGTCAGGGGCGGGCAGGCTGCAGCCACCTCAGACAGCAGCCCCAATGGCACGGCTTTCCCCGCCACCGAGTGCCTGAAGCCCCCCGACAGTGAGGACTGTGGTGAAGAGCAGACCCGCTGGCACTTTGACGCCCAAGCCAACAACTGCCTCACCTTCACCTTTGGCCATTGCCACCGCAACCGCAACCACTTTGAGACCTACGAGGCCTGCATGCTGGCCTGCATGAGCGGGCCGCTGGCCGTGTGCAGCCTGCCCGCGCTGCAGGGGCCCTGCAAGGCTTATGCACCGCGCTGGGCCTATAACAGCCAGGCGGGCCAGTGCCAGTCCTTTGTCTACGGCGGCTGCGAGGGCAACGGAAACAACTTTGAGAGCCGAGAGGCCTGCGAGGagtcctgccccttcccctggggGAACCAGCGCTGTCAGGCCTGCAAGCCGCGGCAGAAGCTCGTGACCAGCTTCTGTCGGAGCGACTTTGTCATCCTGGGCCGAGTCTCCGAGCTGACCGAGGAGCCTGACTCAGGTCGCGCCCTGGTAACCGTGGATGAGGTCCTGAAGGATGAGAAGATGGGCCTCAAGTTCCTGGGCCGGGAGCCGCTGGAGGTCACTCTGCTCCACGTGGACTGGACCTGTCCCTGCCCCAATGTGACGGTGGGCGAGACGCCGCTCATCATCATGGGGGAGGTAGACGGTGGCATGGCCATGCTGCGGCCTGAGAGCTTCGTGGGGGCGTCCAGCACCCGGCGGGTCAGGAAGCTGCGTGAGGTCATGCACAAGAAGACCTGCGAGGTCCTCAAGGAGTTCCTGGGCTCACACTGA
- the WFIKKN2 gene encoding WAP, Kazal, immunoglobulin, Kunitz and NTR domain-containing protein 2 isoform X2 — MDVKGKKGPVGMPKEATCDHFMCLQQGSECDIWDGQPVCKCKDRCEKEPSFTCASDGLTYYNRCYMDAEACSKGITLVVVTCRYHFTWPNTSPPLPETTVHPTTASPETPGLDMAAPALLTHPVHQSVTVGETVSFLCEVAGRPRPDITWEKQLEDRENVVMRPNHVRGNVVVTNIAQLVIYNAQLQDAGIYTCTARNAAGVLRADFPLSVVRGGQAAATSDSSPNGTAFPATECLKPPDSEDCGEEQTRWHFDAQANNCLTFTFGHCHRNRNHFETYEACMLACMSGPLAVCSLPALQGPCKAYAPRWAYNSQAGQCQSFVYGGCEGNGNNFESREACEESCPFPWGNQRCQACKPRQKLVTSFCRSDFVILGRVSELTEEPDSGRALVTVDEVLKDEKMGLKFLGREPLEVTLLHVDWTCPCPNVTVGETPLIIMGEVDGGMAMLRPESFVGASSTRRVRKLREVMHKKTCEVLKEFLGSH; from the coding sequence ATGGAcgtgaaaggaaagaagggccCGGTGGGCATGCCCAAGGAGGCCACGTGTGACCACTTCATGTGTCTGCAGCAGGGCTCCGAGTGTGACATCTGGGACGGCCAGCCCGTGTGTAAGTGCAAGGATCGGTGTGAGAAGGAGCCCAGCTTCACCTGCGCCTCCGACGGCCTCACCTACTACAACCGCTGCTACATGGACGCCGAGGCCTGCTCCAAGGGCATCACGCTGGTCGTGGTCACCTGCCGCTATCACTTCACCTGGCCCAACACCAGCCCCCCGCTGCCGGAGACCACTGTGCATCCTACCACAGCTTCCCCAGAGACCCCTGGGCTGGACATGGCGGCCCCGGCTCTGCTCACCCACCCTGTGCACCAGTCGGTTACAGTGGGGGAGACAGTGAGCTTCCTCTGTGAGGTGGCGGGCCGGCCCCGGCCCGACATCACCTGGGagaagcagctggaggaccgggaGAACGTGGTCATGAGGCCCAACCATGTGCGTGGAAATGTGGTGGTCACCAACATCGCCCAGCTGGTCATTTATAACGCCCAGCTCCAGGACGCTGGCATCTACACCTGCACAGCCCGGAATGCTGCTGGCGTCCTGCGCGCTGACTTCCCACTGTCGGTGGTCAGGGGCGGGCAGGCTGCAGCCACCTCAGACAGCAGCCCCAATGGCACGGCTTTCCCCGCCACCGAGTGCCTGAAGCCCCCCGACAGTGAGGACTGTGGTGAAGAGCAGACCCGCTGGCACTTTGACGCCCAAGCCAACAACTGCCTCACCTTCACCTTTGGCCATTGCCACCGCAACCGCAACCACTTTGAGACCTACGAGGCCTGCATGCTGGCCTGCATGAGCGGGCCGCTGGCCGTGTGCAGCCTGCCCGCGCTGCAGGGGCCCTGCAAGGCTTATGCACCGCGCTGGGCCTATAACAGCCAGGCGGGCCAGTGCCAGTCCTTTGTCTACGGCGGCTGCGAGGGCAACGGAAACAACTTTGAGAGCCGAGAGGCCTGCGAGGagtcctgccccttcccctggggGAACCAGCGCTGTCAGGCCTGCAAGCCGCGGCAGAAGCTCGTGACCAGCTTCTGTCGGAGCGACTTTGTCATCCTGGGCCGAGTCTCCGAGCTGACCGAGGAGCCTGACTCAGGTCGCGCCCTGGTAACCGTGGATGAGGTCCTGAAGGATGAGAAGATGGGCCTCAAGTTCCTGGGCCGGGAGCCGCTGGAGGTCACTCTGCTCCACGTGGACTGGACCTGTCCCTGCCCCAATGTGACGGTGGGCGAGACGCCGCTCATCATCATGGGGGAGGTAGACGGTGGCATGGCCATGCTGCGGCCTGAGAGCTTCGTGGGGGCGTCCAGCACCCGGCGGGTCAGGAAGCTGCGTGAGGTCATGCACAAGAAGACCTGCGAGGTCCTCAAGGAGTTCCTGGGCTCACACTGA